The DNA sequence CGGGGTCCCTTGCAGGCCCGGCCGGACGCCCGCTGCGGGCGGCTCGGCCGCGGCGGCGGCGCGCAGCGTGGTCCACTGCAATTGCGCGTCGGCAGCCGCGCGCAGCAGCGCGGGCAGCACGTCGAGCACGACCGGTACGCCGCGCGCATCACGCGCGGCGTGCCCGTCGTGCACGAGCAGGATGTCGCGCGGCGCGAGGCCGTGGAGCAGCCGCTGCGCGACGATGCCCGCGTCGCGCGTGCGCGTGTCGAAGCCGCGGCGCGTCCAGCTCGCGAGCTGCAGGCCGAGCTCGCACAGCACCGGCTCGAGGAACGGATTGCGCAGCCCGGCCGGCGCGCGAAAGAACTGCGGGCGCGTGCCGGTGAGTTCGGTCAGCGTCTGCTGCGCGGCCGCGATCTCGCGCCGCAGCGCGGCGGGCCCCGTCAACGAGAACGTGTGACGATGCCGCTGGCTGTGGTTCTCGACCGCGTGACCGCGCGCGACGATCGCCTCGATCCAGCGCGGATGCCGACGCGCGAGATCGCCGATGCAGAAGAACGTCGCGCGCGCGTCGTGGCGCTCGAGCAGGTCGAGCACGCGCGGCGTGACCTCGGGGTCCGGGCCGTCGTCGATCGTCAGCGCGATCCGGCGGCCGGCGTCGGCCGGCAGCCGCGTCCAGTTCGGGCCGAGCAGCGTACTGCGCGGCCACAGGCCGGCCGCCGTCAGCGCGGCGTGCGACGCGAACACGCTGCCGACAGCCCAAGGCCACGCGCCCGGTTGCGCGAGCACGGCCGCGAGCGCGCCCGCATGCAGCGCGACCGTGCCGGCGATCAGCGGCGTCGGCTTCCAGCGGCGCGCAGGGCCGCTCGGGTGCCGCCCATTGGCCGACGGCTCGTTCATGAGCGACCTCCTGTCTGATTGTGATGCGGGCGGTGCGCGGGCGGTGCGTCCGGTGCTTCCGATGCTTCGGCAGTGTCCGTCGCCCGCGGCGAGAGGATCGCCGCGAACGCGAGCGCGAGCATCGCGCCAGGGCCGACGGTCAGCCCGAAGGTTTCGAGCAGCGGCACGTGCGACAGCGCGAGCAGGCCGAAGCCCGCCACCGTCGCGGCGTTGGCGACCAGCAGCGACACGAGCGTGTACGGCGTCACCGGTTGCGCATCTTCGCGCTTGCAGAAGAACAGCGCATAGTTCGACCCGACCGCGACGATCAGCAACATGCCGACCAGATGCAGAATCGTCAGCGGCACACGGGCGAGCGCGAACGCGGCTGCCACCACCAGCACGGCCGCGACCAGCGGCGCGAGCGCGCGCAGCGCGCGACGCGGCGAGCGCAGCGCGATCAGCAGCAGCACGGCGATCGCCGCGAAGCCGGCCAGCGACAGCCGCAAGTCCTCGCGCACGTAGTCGACGTACAGGCGATCGGCTTCTGCCTTCAGGTCGACGAACAACGCATCGCGCACGCCGGCGCGCGCGACGGCCGCGCGGATCGCCGCCGTGTCGAGCGCGGCCGCGGCATCGGGCGCCGCCGCGGCCGACGACGCGCTGCGTGCGCGATCCGCCGCGCGCAGCGGCAGCATCGCGTTCCAGCGGCCGTTGCGCTCGGTCAGCAGTGCATCGACGGCAACGGCCATCGAGGTTCCGCGCAAGTCGGCGCGCGTGAGCAGCGGCGCGCGGCGCGCGGCGTCGACATCGGCGATGAACGGCGCGAACAGCTCGGGCTTCACGGAAACCGGCTGATTCGCGACCGCGTCGCGCATGCGGGCGGCGAGCACGTCGGCGGCCGGCAGGCTCGCCTGCCGCGCGCGCTGCGCGGCGTCGCTCGGCAGATAGCGGGCGGGCGTTTCGAAGCCGGCGAGCGCGCCGCGATCGACGAGCGGCTGCAACTGCCCGGCGACCTGCTCCGCGCGTTCGAGCGCCGCCTGTTCGCTCGGCGCCGAGATCACGACGAGATAGCGCACGTCCGGGGCGCCGACGTCGGCCCGCAGCCGTGCATCGAGCGCCTGCGCGCTCCCGGGGACGGGGCTGAGCGCGGCAAGCTCGCGGCTCCACAGGCCGTCGCGATGGATGACGAGCGTCGCGCACGCGGCCGCGACGAGCAGCGCGAGCGGCCAGCGCAGCCGCGGCGCCGCGGCCGCCGCGCGCGCGAGCAGCGCGCCGAGCCGCGACACGTCGCGAATCGCGACGTGCTCGCCGCGCAGATGCGGCAGCACGAAGCGCGTGACGAGCGCGGCGGCCGTCAGGCCGGCGATCGAATACAGCCCGAGCTGCACGAGACCCGGAAAGCCGGAGAACAGCATCGACGCGAACCCGCACACGGACGTCAGCACGCCGAGCCGGATCGTCGGCCAGTACGCGGCGATCCATGCGCGGGTCGCGTCGCCTGCGCGCGCGACGTTGCGCGAATCGGCGCGCGCCGACTGGACGAACAGGTAGATCGAGTAGTCGACGGCTTCGCCGATCAGCGTGGTGCCGAAGCCGAGCGTGAGCCCGTGGACCGTACCGAACGCGACGCCGACCGCGGCGATGCCGGCCGCGATGCCGGTGAGCACCGGCAGCAGCCCGAGCGCGAGCGTGCGCGGCGAGCGGTACAGCGTGAGCAGCAGCGCGACGATCAGCACGATGCTCGCCGTCGACAGCCGCTCGACGTCGTGGCGGATCGTGTCGCGCGTATCGACCGAGAACACGCCGGGGCCGGTCATCGCGAGCGTGTAGGCGGCGCGGTCCGGCAGCGTCTGCGTCGCCGCCCCGAACGCGCGCCGCACGGCGTCGAGCGCGCGCGCCTGCGCATCGGTGTCGGCGCCGGCCGCGGCCGTCTGCACGACCAGCACCGCGCGCGTGCCGTCGCGCGACGCCCACACGCCGTCGCGCAGCGCGGGCTGGGCGCCGTTGTCGAGCTGGTCGACGAGCGCCGTCACCTCGCCGGTCGGGTCGCGCGGCAGCAGCGCCTTCGCGACGAGCCCCGCCGACGAACTCAGCAGGTCGAGGCTGTCGCCGAGCGCGCGGTGCAGGCCGTCCGCGCTGAAGCGTTGCGGGTTCACCGCCGGGCTCAGCAGGTAGCGATGATCGAACACGAACTGCCGGTCGCGCGCGTCGTTCGCGGCTTCGCCGTTGTTCACCGCCGAGAACTGCCGATCGTCGCGCAGCGTGCGTGCGATGCGCCGCGACAGCGCGGCGCGCGTGGCCGCATCGCCGCCGTCGATCGCCACCAGGATCAGCCGCGACACGATCCCGTCGCGCAGCTGGTCGACGAGCACGCGCTGCGCGGCGCTCGGCGCACGCGGCAGGAACGCGGACAGATCGGCGGTGAAATTCGCGCGGGCGATCGCCGCCGCGCACGCGACCAGCGCCAGTGCCCATACGAGCACCGCGGGTTGCCGCCAGGCGGGCGAATGCCGTGCGACGGGGCCGGCCGAGCGGGGGCGCTCGTTCATCGGTTCGCGGGCGCCGGTTGCAGGCGCATCGTCGAATGGTCGCCGTCGGCCTGCCGGATCGCGACGCTGCGCAGCACGTCGCGCGTGCCGTCGAGCGTGATCGAGCTGACGACCTTCAGCATCCGCGCATCGAGCGGCGTGAGCGTGAGCGTCCAGTCGTCGCCGTGTCCGTCGACCACCACCTTGTAGAGCTGTTCGAGCGCATAGCGATTGCCGGCGAGCGTCGCGCGGATGCTGTCGATGAACGCGCCCAGCTCGGGATAGCGCGCGAGCGCGAGCGCGTATTTGCGGTCGTTGCGCTCGACGGTGAGCATGTCGCCGTCGACCACGAGATGCTCGGGCTTCGGGCGCAGCGTGTGCTTCTCGAGATGGTCGGGCGCGACGAACACGAGCTCGCCCGACGATTCCAGCGGCTCGGCCGCGATCGACAGCGTCTTCGTCTCGGTGAAGGTCGCGCGGCCGGATTTGTGCTGCGCGAGCGTCGCCATCAGCCGGTCGAGCGTCCACGCGGGGCCGGCGTCGGCCGCGTGGGCGGGCAGCGCGCAGGCCGCGGCCGCCGCGATGACGAGCGTGCGGGCGGCGCCGCGTAGCGCATGGAGCAGCGTGAACGACGGCAACGACGACGACCGCGGGGGGCAGGGCCGCGGCAACGACGACATCGACGATGCCAACGAGCGACGAACGGCGATCATGTGTCGGAATCCCGGGTGGCCGGCAGCTCGGTGCACGCGCGCGCATCGTCGCCGCGCGCGGCGGCATCGCCCGTCTGCCAGAAATCGAAATAGTTGAACCAGTTGTAAGGCGCCGCGCGGCAGTACCGGTCGACGAGGCCGACGTAGCGCGCGAGCGCCGCATCGACGGCCGCCGCGCGCGTGTCGCGGCGCACGTCGGAGAAATCGGCGATCGTTTCGAAATGGACGTCGTAGCGGTTGCCGTCGCGGTACAGGCCGGTCATGAACAGCACCGGGCGCCGCAGCATCGCGGCCATGTGCAGCGGCCCGAGCGGAAACGCGGCCGGTGCGCCGAGCAGCGGCAGCCGGCGCAGCGACGCGGCCGCGTCGTCGAGCAGCGTGCGATCGGCGAGCATCCCGACCATGCAGTTCGCGTCGAGGCGCTCGCGTACCTTCAGCATCGAATCGATCCGCCCGAGCGGAATCACTTCCGGCGTCGCGGCCGGATTCACCGCGGCGAGCGTCGCGTTGATCTTGCGCGCGTTTTCCTCGTACATCGTGACGACGACGCGCAGGTCCGCACGCGTGCGCCCGATCGCGCGCACGACTTCGAAGCTG is a window from the Burkholderia vietnamiensis LMG 10929 genome containing:
- a CDS encoding polysaccharide deacetylase family protein, with the protein product MNEPSANGRHPSGPARRWKPTPLIAGTVALHAGALAAVLAQPGAWPWAVGSVFASHAALTAAGLWPRSTLLGPNWTRLPADAGRRIALTIDDGPDPEVTPRVLDLLERHDARATFFCIGDLARRHPRWIEAIVARGHAVENHSQRHRHTFSLTGPAALRREIAAAQQTLTELTGTRPQFFRAPAGLRNPFLEPVLCELGLQLASWTRRGFDTRTRDAGIVAQRLLHGLAPRDILLVHDGHAARDARGVPVVLDVLPALLRAAADAQLQWTTLRAAAAAEPPAAGVRPGLQGTPFDKL
- a CDS encoding MMPL family transporter, coding for MNERPRSAGPVARHSPAWRQPAVLVWALALVACAAAIARANFTADLSAFLPRAPSAAQRVLVDQLRDGIVSRLILVAIDGGDAATRAALSRRIARTLRDDRQFSAVNNGEAANDARDRQFVFDHRYLLSPAVNPQRFSADGLHRALGDSLDLLSSSAGLVAKALLPRDPTGEVTALVDQLDNGAQPALRDGVWASRDGTRAVLVVQTAAAGADTDAQARALDAVRRAFGAATQTLPDRAAYTLAMTGPGVFSVDTRDTIRHDVERLSTASIVLIVALLLTLYRSPRTLALGLLPVLTGIAAGIAAVGVAFGTVHGLTLGFGTTLIGEAVDYSIYLFVQSARADSRNVARAGDATRAWIAAYWPTIRLGVLTSVCGFASMLFSGFPGLVQLGLYSIAGLTAAALVTRFVLPHLRGEHVAIRDVSRLGALLARAAAAAPRLRWPLALLVAAACATLVIHRDGLWSRELAALSPVPGSAQALDARLRADVGAPDVRYLVVISAPSEQAALERAEQVAGQLQPLVDRGALAGFETPARYLPSDAAQRARQASLPAADVLAARMRDAVANQPVSVKPELFAPFIADVDAARRAPLLTRADLRGTSMAVAVDALLTERNGRWNAMLPLRAADRARSASSAAAAPDAAAALDTAAIRAAVARAGVRDALFVDLKAEADRLYVDYVREDLRLSLAGFAAIAVLLLIALRSPRRALRALAPLVAAVLVVAAAFALARVPLTILHLVGMLLIVAVGSNYALFFCKREDAQPVTPYTLVSLLVANAATVAGFGLLALSHVPLLETFGLTVGPGAMLALAFAAILSPRATDTAEASEAPDAPPAHRPHHNQTGGRS
- a CDS encoding outer membrane lipoprotein carrier protein LolA produces the protein MSSLPRPCPPRSSSLPSFTLLHALRGAARTLVIAAAAACALPAHAADAGPAWTLDRLMATLAQHKSGRATFTETKTLSIAAEPLESSGELVFVAPDHLEKHTLRPKPEHLVVDGDMLTVERNDRKYALALARYPELGAFIDSIRATLAGNRYALEQLYKVVVDGHGDDWTLTLTPLDARMLKVVSSITLDGTRDVLRSVAIRQADGDHSTMRLQPAPANR
- a CDS encoding acyl-CoA synthetase — its product is MKRTAWAERQERSHAGLLRVMTWLSLRFGRRPSRVVLHAIATYFVLFSPAACAASRDYLRRALGRPARWRDVYRHVFTFATTIHDRIYLMNGRFDLFDIRLHGAAHVDEALAGGRGAFLLGAHLGSFEVVRAIGRTRADLRVVVTMYEENARKINATLAAVNPAATPEVIPLGRIDSMLKVRERLDANCMVGMLADRTLLDDAAASLRRLPLLGAPAAFPLGPLHMAAMLRRPVLFMTGLYRDGNRYDVHFETIADFSDVRRDTRAAAVDAALARYVGLVDRYCRAAPYNWFNYFDFWQTGDAAARGDDARACTELPATRDSDT